One segment of Takifugu rubripes chromosome 5, fTakRub1.2, whole genome shotgun sequence DNA contains the following:
- the camsap3 gene encoding calmodulin-regulated spectrin-associated protein 3 isoform X3, with product MVDSPTMKKSFVASDIKPLDLYDCTKAKICASVGWLLAKSYGCTENVPAELRDPFYCDQYEQEHLKPPVTRLLQSSELYCRTYSLLLAQPQTGEQPKDNAALVHLLSQKGVLSKDRDMAVTEADLQQKPIKMGSHLAVIDALMAVAAVETVAAARTHTSADLLGGGCSWEDALLHWVNALNHRLRESNKEAQTDTSQSITEPESVQPSCPTRWYWKLVPLRYRKDKMQSRQKPFFPVVNEVKDLSSGCAIAAVIHYYCPGLLRLEDVCMKESVSVEDSLYNLQFIREFCDSCLKNCCHLALEDMLYIPQELQINWLSFLAELLCWFEVKRPEFVQPLDTLAGSTPSDIRTSPSIFKKPFLPISSNASEGAGQTWSKKSLSRPLSAISFSIPFGLDSDVDIVMGDPVITRSVSSDHLNPAGQNTNHMHFTPPEDLSHLRVKSPSVNTPQRASWTTQSHGIPRVAEENGLAASETGELPTIEEALQIIHNESKLEPRLHPDGAPDGFYLHSPDDPASSRNNSKKLAPISSSAPTNSGMIHRPMGDSREPTRTRNTSECSRDDDSVLRDGSVDSDASEDMPKAQSTPASGTRPVRGHSKEADSGVRMTSFAERKKKLTDSPKAVDSASPEMTTCGQKSEESSSNSPQPNDVSELGVRLEEKRRAIEAQKKRIEAIFAKHRQRLGKSAFRQLKKEQFEDEVGEDGGDDILVSTSSTEEDLSRLSLDDKQAQMEEEQWDQCEQRLSVEDDVNVKEELEPNNQGGDFNEKVLREKDSGTAGQKIAPLGDYNNAVSKLTAALSSLQSDMQRLTEQQNHLLKKKPAASTSKSWVIPASPRTSTPASTPLRMSREPTRNLNSASTSPSPSHKTAAQTTPKSPHVQRRARSVPPKSPKHNQHSRPMDVKPPTYSRVITAPQNVDRIPHLRRVNPWQSQVQTSSSFTIGDADMLDELRSSRVTPVPTPSRTPVPPAIPTPHYAADDTMSEIGSNDGNSVFNMDLEAGASHSISSKKERLTGGGCSSGAPSECSFESDVPAGMLNGKRSSLIEISLSSLRGDGEEDDQVPEPFSDAMSDRTDPDMKGGVGFFFREDKERPEDEMAQRRAAFLEKQQKRAEELKRRKLEQEKEKESNKPQWMIIEGWGNRSEDRPRTPGTPPASVDGTPQRRGDFTRQEYERRHQLKVMEDLDKVLRQKPTTVRGVKKQRPKTVFRDDSSLSHSPVKGLIGTRLNKVYSHSTMNLSSMANDSGGLTIRKSPSRSHSPSRFMSPRRMSGQNGEKDWENGSTISSASIPEYTGPKLYKEPSFKSNKFIIHNAITRCCLAGKVNEPQKNKIVEEMEKSAANHFLILFRDVSCQFRAVYTMNPETEEMVRLTGIGPRIILPEMVESIYKYSSDRKQFTVIPSKTMSMSVDAFTIPSHFWQKRPGTPKKLGTPK from the exons ATGGTGGACTCCCCTACAATGAAGAAGAGTTTCGTGGCTTCAGACATAAAGCCGCTGGATTTGTATGACTGTACTAAAGCAAAAATATGCGCAAGTGTCGGATGGCTGTTGGCGAAGTCCTACGGTTGTACAG AAAATGTCCCTGCAGAGCTGCGTGACCCCTTCTACTGTGACCAGTATGAGCAGGAGCACCTTAAACCACCAGTCACGCGCCTTCTACAGTCTTCAGAGCTCTACTGTCGTACCTATAGCCTGTTACTGGCACAGCCACAAACTGGAGAACAACCCAAAGACAATGCTGCCCTAGTGCATCTCCTCAGTCAGAAAGGAGTACTGTCCAAGGATCGGGACATGGCTGTGACTGAGGCAGACCTCCAGCAGAAGCCCATCAAAATG GGTTCTCACCTGGCAGTGATTGATGCTCTGATGGCTGTGGCAGCAGTAGAGACGGTGGCTGCAGCAAGGACGCACACTTCCGCCGATCTACTCGGAGGAGGGTGCAGTTGGGAGGATGCTCTGCTTCACTGGGTGAATGCG TTAAACCACAGGCTAAGAGAAAGTAATAAAGAAGCTCAGACCGATACATCTCAGTCTATTACAGAGCCAGAATCAGTTCAGCCCTCT TGTCCTACTCGCTGGTACTGGAAACTTGTTCCT CTTCGCTACCGGAAGGATAAAATGCAGTCCAGACAAAAGCCCTTCTTTCCCGTGGTGAATGAAGTCAAAGACCTGTCCAGTGGCTGTGCCATTGCTGCAGTCATCCATTATTACTGCCCTGGCCTGCTTAGACTTGAAG ATGTTTGCATGAAGGAGTCCGTGTCTGTAGAAGACAGCCTGTACAACCTGCAGTTCATCCGTGAATTCTGTGACAGCTGTCTGAAGAATTGCTGTCATTTGGCCCTAGAAGACATGCTGTACATTCCACAGGAACTTCAG ATCAACTGGCTCAGCTTCCTAGCAGAACTGCTCTGTTGGTTTGAAGTAAAAAGACCCGAATTTGTTCAGCCACTAGATACATTAG CTGGTTCCACACCAAGTGACATCAG AACCTCTCCTTCAATTTTTAAGAAACCATTTCTTCCCATCTCTTCAAACGCATCAG AAGGAGCTGGACAAACATGGAGCAAAAAGTCTCTCAG CCGCCCATTGTCAGCCATATCCTTTAGCATTCCTTTTGGCCTGGACAGTGATGTAGACATTGTAATGGGCGACCCAGTGATAACAAGATCTGTGAGCTCTGACCATCTCAACCCAGCAGGCCAAAATACCAATCATATGCATTTCACGCCTCCTGAAGATCTCAGCCATTTAAGGGTCAAATCCCCTTCAGTCAATACTCCACAGAGAGCGTCCTGGACCACCCAGTCACACGGTATTCCAAGGGTAGCAGAGGAAAATGGTCTTGCAGCAAGTGAAACTGGAGAGCTACCTACTATTGAGGAAGCCCTTCAAATTATTCACAATGAGAGCAAGCTGGAACCTCGTTTACACCCCGACGGTGCTCCTGATGGATTCTACCTCCATTCTCCTGATGACCCTGCTAGTTCTAGAAATAACTCAAAAAAGTTAGCACCTATCAGCTCCTCTGCCCCTACAAACTCAGGAATGATACATCGACCCATGGGCGATTCCAGGGAACCCACTCGTACCAGGAACACCTCTGAATGCTCACGAGACGATGACTCTGTTTTGAGAGATGGTAGCGTGGATTCAGATGCTTCAGAAGACATGCCTAAGGCCCAGTCCACCCCGGCTTCAGGTACACGCCCTGTTCGAGGCCACAGTAAAGAGGCCGACAGCGGTGTGAGGATGACAAGCTTTGCAGAACGCAAAAAGAAACTGACTGATTCTCCAAAAGCTGTTGACTCTGCTTCTCCTGAGATGACCACATGTGGCCAAAAGTCTGAAGAGAGCTCCAGCAATAGCCCTCAACCCAATGACGTGTCAGAACTTGGGGTTCGTCTTGAAGAAAAGCGCAGAGCTATTGAAGCTCAGAAAAAACGCATTGAGGCTATTTTTGCAAAGCACCGACAAAGACTGGGAAAGAGCGCCTTCCGACAGCTGAAAAAGGAGCAGTTTGAGGATGAAGTTGGGGAAGATGGAGGGGATGATATCCTGGTCAGTACCTCTTCCACAGAGGAAGATCTCTCTCGATTATCACTTGATGACAAGCAAGCTCAGATGGAAGAAGAGCAATGGGATCAATGTGAGCAGCGCCTCTCGGTGGAGGATGACGTTAATGTCAAAGAAGAACTTGAACCAAATAATCAGGGCGGTGACTTTAATGAAAAGGTCTTGAGAGAAAAGGACTCGGGGACAGCTGGTCAGAAAATAGCTCCCCTGGGGGACTATAACAATGCTGTGTCCAAGCTGACTGCAGCTCTTAGTTCCTTGCAAAGTGACATGCAGCGTCtgacggagcagcagaaccacctACTCAAGAAGAAGCCTGCTGCTTCGACCAGCAAGTCATGGGTCATTCCTGCTAGCCCCAGAACGTCCACTCCAGCTTCTACCCCTTTACGTATGTCACGAGAGCCCACCAGAAACCTCAATTCGGCCTctacctccccctccccatctcacAAAACCGCAGCTCAGACAACTCCTAAATCTCCTCATGTCCAACGCAGAGCCCGGTCTGTCCCCCCGAAAAGCCCCAAACATAACCAGCACAGTCGTCCCATGGATGTTAAGCCCCCAACCTATTCAAGAGTCATAACTGCGCCTCAAAATGTGGATCGCATCCCGCACCTGCGTCGTGTAAATCCCTGGCAGTCTCAAGTCCAGACTTCGTCCTCATTCACTATTGGAGACGCTGACATGCTAGACGAGCTGCGCTCCTCTAGAGTGACTCCTGTGCCCACTCCTTCCCGGACCCCTGTACCACCTGCTATTCCCACTCCCCATTATGCTGCAGATGACACAATGTCAGAGATAGGCTCCAATGATGGCAACAGTGTATTTAATATGGATCTGGAAGCCGGAGCATCACATAGTATCTCATCTAAAAAGGAAAGGCTTACTGGTGGGGGCTGCAGCTCTGGTGCCCCTTCGGAGTGCTCCTTTGAGAGCGATGTCCCAGCCGGAATGTTGAATGGCAAACGAAGTAGCCTTATAGAAATTTCCCTTTCTTCTCTGCGAGGAGATGGGGAAGAGGATGACCAGGTACCAGAGCCCTTTTCAGATGCCATGAGTGACCGAACAGATCCTGACATGAAAGGAGGAGTTGGTTTCTTTTTCAGG GAAGATAAGGAGCGACCAGAGGATGAGATGGCGCAACGCAGAGCTGCTTTTttggaaaaacagcaaaagagAGCAGAAGAGTTGAAAAGGCGCAAACTTgagcaggaaaaagagaaagaatcgAA TAAACCTCAGTGGATGATCATAGAGGGTTGGGGAAACAGGAGTGAGGACAGACCCCGGACTCCAGGCACTCCTCCTGCATCAGTAGATGGGACGCCGCAGCGCAGAGGAGATTTCACAAGGCAGGAGTATGAGAGGCGACATCAACTGAAGGTCATGGAAGATTTGGACAAGGTGCTAAGGCAGAAACCCACCACCGTTCGTGGCGTTAAGAAACAGAGACCTAAGACTGTTTTCAGAGATGACTCCAGCCTCTCTCATAGCCCTGTCAAGGGATTAATTG GCACCAGGCTAAACAAGGTGTACTCCCACTCAACAATGAACCTTTCTTCGATGGCCAATGACTCTGGAGGCTTGACCATCAGGAAGTCACCAAG CCGTTCACACTCTCCTTCACGGTTCATGTCACCAAGGCGAATGAGTGGTCAGAATGGGGAGAAGGACTGGGAGAATGGCTCTACTATTTCATCAGCCTCCATTCCAGAATACACAG GGCCAAAGCTATACAAGGAGCCTAGTTTTAAGTCTAATAAGTTCATTATACATAACGCTATCACTCGCTGCTGCCTGGCCGGTAAGGTCAACGAACCCCAGAAAAACAAGATTGTAGAG gaaatggagaaaagtGCTGCCAACCACTTCCTCATTCTTTTCAGGGATGTCAGTTGCCAGTTTAGAGCAGTTTACACCATGAACCCTGAGACTGAGGAGATGGTACGCCTCACTGGTATTGGCCCTCGTATCATCTTACCTGAGATGGTTGAGTCCATTTACAAATACAGTTCTGATCGTAAACAGTTCACTGTCATCCCGTCCAAAACCATGTCCATGAGTGTTGACGCCTTTACCATCCCCAGTCACTTTTGGCAAAAGCGCCCAGGAACTCCTAAAAAGCTCGGCACCCCAAAATAA
- the camsap3 gene encoding calmodulin-regulated spectrin-associated protein 3 isoform X1, with translation MVDSPTMKKSFVASDIKPLDLYDCTKAKICASVGWLLAKSYGCTENVPAELRDPFYCDQYEQEHLKPPVTRLLQSSELYCRTYSLLLAQPQTGEQPKDNAALVHLLSQKGVLSKDRDMAVTEADLQQKPIKMGSHLAVIDALMAVAAVETVAAARTHTSADLLGGGCSWEDALLHWVNALNHRLRESNKEAQTDTSQSITEPESVQPSCPTRWYWKLVPLRYRKDKMQSRQKPFFPVVNEVKDLSSGCAIAAVIHYYCPGLLRLEDVCMKESVSVEDSLYNLQFIREFCDSCLKNCCHLALEDMLYIPQELQINWLSFLAELLCWFEVKRPEFVQPLDTLAGSTPSDIRTSPSIFKKPFLPISSNASGSLTQSTSMSHIEGAGQTWSKKSLSRPLSAISFSIPFGLDSDVDIVMGDPVITRSVSSDHLNPAGQNTNHMHFTPPEDLSHLRVKSPSVNTPQRASWTTQSHGIPRVAEENGLAASETGELPTIEEALQIIHNESKLEPRLHPDGAPDGFYLHSPDDPASSRNNSKKLAPISSSAPTNSGMIHRPMGDSREPTRTRNTSECSRDDDSVLRDGSVDSDASEDMPKAQSTPASGTRPVRGHSKEADSGVRMTSFAERKKKLTDSPKAVDSASPEMTTCGQKSEESSSNSPQPNDVSELGVRLEEKRRAIEAQKKRIEAIFAKHRQRLGKSAFRQLKKEQFEDEVGEDGGDDILVSTSSTEEDLSRLSLDDKQAQMEEEQWDQCEQRLSVEDDVNVKEELEPNNQGGDFNEKVLREKDSGTAGQKIAPLGDYNNAVSKLTAALSSLQSDMQRLTEQQNHLLKKKPAASTSKSWVIPASPRTSTPASTPLRMSREPTRNLNSASTSPSPSHKTAAQTTPKSPHVQRRARSVPPKSPKHNQHSRPMDVKPPTYSRVITAPQNVDRIPHLRRVNPWQSQVQTSSSFTIGDADMLDELRSSRVTPVPTPSRTPVPPAIPTPHYAADDTMSEIGSNDGNSVFNMDLEAGASHSISSKKERLTGGGCSSGAPSECSFESDVPAGMLNGKRSSLIEISLSSLRGDGEEDDQVPEPFSDAMSDRTDPDMKGGVGFFFREDKERPEDEMAQRRAAFLEKQQKRAEELKRRKLEQEKEKESNKPQWMIIEGWGNRSEDRPRTPGTPPASVDGTPQRRGDFTRQEYERRHQLKVMEDLDKVLRQKPTTVRGVKKQRPKTVFRDDSSLSHSPVKGLIGTRLNKVYSHSTMNLSSMANDSGGLTIRKSPSRSHSPSRFMSPRRMSGQNGEKDWENGSTISSASIPEYTGPKLYKEPSFKSNKFIIHNAITRCCLAGKVNEPQKNKIVEEMEKSAANHFLILFRDVSCQFRAVYTMNPETEEMVRLTGIGPRIILPEMVESIYKYSSDRKQFTVIPSKTMSMSVDAFTIPSHFWQKRPGTPKKLGTPK, from the exons ATGGTGGACTCCCCTACAATGAAGAAGAGTTTCGTGGCTTCAGACATAAAGCCGCTGGATTTGTATGACTGTACTAAAGCAAAAATATGCGCAAGTGTCGGATGGCTGTTGGCGAAGTCCTACGGTTGTACAG AAAATGTCCCTGCAGAGCTGCGTGACCCCTTCTACTGTGACCAGTATGAGCAGGAGCACCTTAAACCACCAGTCACGCGCCTTCTACAGTCTTCAGAGCTCTACTGTCGTACCTATAGCCTGTTACTGGCACAGCCACAAACTGGAGAACAACCCAAAGACAATGCTGCCCTAGTGCATCTCCTCAGTCAGAAAGGAGTACTGTCCAAGGATCGGGACATGGCTGTGACTGAGGCAGACCTCCAGCAGAAGCCCATCAAAATG GGTTCTCACCTGGCAGTGATTGATGCTCTGATGGCTGTGGCAGCAGTAGAGACGGTGGCTGCAGCAAGGACGCACACTTCCGCCGATCTACTCGGAGGAGGGTGCAGTTGGGAGGATGCTCTGCTTCACTGGGTGAATGCG TTAAACCACAGGCTAAGAGAAAGTAATAAAGAAGCTCAGACCGATACATCTCAGTCTATTACAGAGCCAGAATCAGTTCAGCCCTCT TGTCCTACTCGCTGGTACTGGAAACTTGTTCCT CTTCGCTACCGGAAGGATAAAATGCAGTCCAGACAAAAGCCCTTCTTTCCCGTGGTGAATGAAGTCAAAGACCTGTCCAGTGGCTGTGCCATTGCTGCAGTCATCCATTATTACTGCCCTGGCCTGCTTAGACTTGAAG ATGTTTGCATGAAGGAGTCCGTGTCTGTAGAAGACAGCCTGTACAACCTGCAGTTCATCCGTGAATTCTGTGACAGCTGTCTGAAGAATTGCTGTCATTTGGCCCTAGAAGACATGCTGTACATTCCACAGGAACTTCAG ATCAACTGGCTCAGCTTCCTAGCAGAACTGCTCTGTTGGTTTGAAGTAAAAAGACCCGAATTTGTTCAGCCACTAGATACATTAG CTGGTTCCACACCAAGTGACATCAG AACCTCTCCTTCAATTTTTAAGAAACCATTTCTTCCCATCTCTTCAAACGCATCAG GATCTTTGACTCAGTCTACCTCAATGTCTCATATAGAAGGAGCTGGACAAACATGGAGCAAAAAGTCTCTCAG CCGCCCATTGTCAGCCATATCCTTTAGCATTCCTTTTGGCCTGGACAGTGATGTAGACATTGTAATGGGCGACCCAGTGATAACAAGATCTGTGAGCTCTGACCATCTCAACCCAGCAGGCCAAAATACCAATCATATGCATTTCACGCCTCCTGAAGATCTCAGCCATTTAAGGGTCAAATCCCCTTCAGTCAATACTCCACAGAGAGCGTCCTGGACCACCCAGTCACACGGTATTCCAAGGGTAGCAGAGGAAAATGGTCTTGCAGCAAGTGAAACTGGAGAGCTACCTACTATTGAGGAAGCCCTTCAAATTATTCACAATGAGAGCAAGCTGGAACCTCGTTTACACCCCGACGGTGCTCCTGATGGATTCTACCTCCATTCTCCTGATGACCCTGCTAGTTCTAGAAATAACTCAAAAAAGTTAGCACCTATCAGCTCCTCTGCCCCTACAAACTCAGGAATGATACATCGACCCATGGGCGATTCCAGGGAACCCACTCGTACCAGGAACACCTCTGAATGCTCACGAGACGATGACTCTGTTTTGAGAGATGGTAGCGTGGATTCAGATGCTTCAGAAGACATGCCTAAGGCCCAGTCCACCCCGGCTTCAGGTACACGCCCTGTTCGAGGCCACAGTAAAGAGGCCGACAGCGGTGTGAGGATGACAAGCTTTGCAGAACGCAAAAAGAAACTGACTGATTCTCCAAAAGCTGTTGACTCTGCTTCTCCTGAGATGACCACATGTGGCCAAAAGTCTGAAGAGAGCTCCAGCAATAGCCCTCAACCCAATGACGTGTCAGAACTTGGGGTTCGTCTTGAAGAAAAGCGCAGAGCTATTGAAGCTCAGAAAAAACGCATTGAGGCTATTTTTGCAAAGCACCGACAAAGACTGGGAAAGAGCGCCTTCCGACAGCTGAAAAAGGAGCAGTTTGAGGATGAAGTTGGGGAAGATGGAGGGGATGATATCCTGGTCAGTACCTCTTCCACAGAGGAAGATCTCTCTCGATTATCACTTGATGACAAGCAAGCTCAGATGGAAGAAGAGCAATGGGATCAATGTGAGCAGCGCCTCTCGGTGGAGGATGACGTTAATGTCAAAGAAGAACTTGAACCAAATAATCAGGGCGGTGACTTTAATGAAAAGGTCTTGAGAGAAAAGGACTCGGGGACAGCTGGTCAGAAAATAGCTCCCCTGGGGGACTATAACAATGCTGTGTCCAAGCTGACTGCAGCTCTTAGTTCCTTGCAAAGTGACATGCAGCGTCtgacggagcagcagaaccacctACTCAAGAAGAAGCCTGCTGCTTCGACCAGCAAGTCATGGGTCATTCCTGCTAGCCCCAGAACGTCCACTCCAGCTTCTACCCCTTTACGTATGTCACGAGAGCCCACCAGAAACCTCAATTCGGCCTctacctccccctccccatctcacAAAACCGCAGCTCAGACAACTCCTAAATCTCCTCATGTCCAACGCAGAGCCCGGTCTGTCCCCCCGAAAAGCCCCAAACATAACCAGCACAGTCGTCCCATGGATGTTAAGCCCCCAACCTATTCAAGAGTCATAACTGCGCCTCAAAATGTGGATCGCATCCCGCACCTGCGTCGTGTAAATCCCTGGCAGTCTCAAGTCCAGACTTCGTCCTCATTCACTATTGGAGACGCTGACATGCTAGACGAGCTGCGCTCCTCTAGAGTGACTCCTGTGCCCACTCCTTCCCGGACCCCTGTACCACCTGCTATTCCCACTCCCCATTATGCTGCAGATGACACAATGTCAGAGATAGGCTCCAATGATGGCAACAGTGTATTTAATATGGATCTGGAAGCCGGAGCATCACATAGTATCTCATCTAAAAAGGAAAGGCTTACTGGTGGGGGCTGCAGCTCTGGTGCCCCTTCGGAGTGCTCCTTTGAGAGCGATGTCCCAGCCGGAATGTTGAATGGCAAACGAAGTAGCCTTATAGAAATTTCCCTTTCTTCTCTGCGAGGAGATGGGGAAGAGGATGACCAGGTACCAGAGCCCTTTTCAGATGCCATGAGTGACCGAACAGATCCTGACATGAAAGGAGGAGTTGGTTTCTTTTTCAGG GAAGATAAGGAGCGACCAGAGGATGAGATGGCGCAACGCAGAGCTGCTTTTttggaaaaacagcaaaagagAGCAGAAGAGTTGAAAAGGCGCAAACTTgagcaggaaaaagagaaagaatcgAA TAAACCTCAGTGGATGATCATAGAGGGTTGGGGAAACAGGAGTGAGGACAGACCCCGGACTCCAGGCACTCCTCCTGCATCAGTAGATGGGACGCCGCAGCGCAGAGGAGATTTCACAAGGCAGGAGTATGAGAGGCGACATCAACTGAAGGTCATGGAAGATTTGGACAAGGTGCTAAGGCAGAAACCCACCACCGTTCGTGGCGTTAAGAAACAGAGACCTAAGACTGTTTTCAGAGATGACTCCAGCCTCTCTCATAGCCCTGTCAAGGGATTAATTG GCACCAGGCTAAACAAGGTGTACTCCCACTCAACAATGAACCTTTCTTCGATGGCCAATGACTCTGGAGGCTTGACCATCAGGAAGTCACCAAG CCGTTCACACTCTCCTTCACGGTTCATGTCACCAAGGCGAATGAGTGGTCAGAATGGGGAGAAGGACTGGGAGAATGGCTCTACTATTTCATCAGCCTCCATTCCAGAATACACAG GGCCAAAGCTATACAAGGAGCCTAGTTTTAAGTCTAATAAGTTCATTATACATAACGCTATCACTCGCTGCTGCCTGGCCGGTAAGGTCAACGAACCCCAGAAAAACAAGATTGTAGAG gaaatggagaaaagtGCTGCCAACCACTTCCTCATTCTTTTCAGGGATGTCAGTTGCCAGTTTAGAGCAGTTTACACCATGAACCCTGAGACTGAGGAGATGGTACGCCTCACTGGTATTGGCCCTCGTATCATCTTACCTGAGATGGTTGAGTCCATTTACAAATACAGTTCTGATCGTAAACAGTTCACTGTCATCCCGTCCAAAACCATGTCCATGAGTGTTGACGCCTTTACCATCCCCAGTCACTTTTGGCAAAAGCGCCCAGGAACTCCTAAAAAGCTCGGCACCCCAAAATAA